Proteins from one Anastrepha obliqua isolate idAnaObli1 chromosome 2, idAnaObli1_1.0, whole genome shotgun sequence genomic window:
- the LOC129237562 gene encoding ran-binding protein 16 isoform X1, translating into MEIQQLEILCKQLYEATDSVIRSDAEKALVAFVSSQDALPKCQMLLERADSSYAQMLAATTLTKLIQGLNLEQRIDIRSYVLNYLANRPNLQHFVVQALVTLLAKITKYGWFDMYKSELIFQNLFEDVKKFLQGSVEHCTIGVQILSQLVLEMNSIVEVDVNLSFSKNRKIATSFRDQQLYDIFLLSCSLLVTARDNSKNLNFMDESQQALISHVLRLTKNCLSFDFIGSSTDESSDDMNSVQIPTSWRPAFLDSNTLKLFFDLYQILPNGLASYSLSCLVQMTSVRRSLFNNSERTKFLTHLVEGVKNILVNLHGLSDPDNYHEFCRLLARLKSNYQLGELIAVPCYPEAIQLIAKFTVQSLQIWQFAPNSVHYLLTLWQRMVASVPYVKSPEPHLLGTYTPEVTKAYIESRLDAVPVIVRDNMEDPLDDLCMVQQQLEQLSVIERCEYDKTCTLLVQHFDQKAREYENLLQTPNANPMDITVHELQLTWLVYVIGSAIVGRLTVNSNDDHDTMDAELVIRVLQLMSLTDARLPQAGCEKLELAILSFLEQVRKMHISEQTQKANVYKRLSEVFGLNDDQMLLSFINRKIITNLKFWGHSEQIITKTLMLLSDLSVHFNSVRKLAKLEEVQFMLTHHTSEHFPFLGTNSSLSEMRCRTMFYTSLGRLLMFDLGEDEERFYNFLTPLTNQFESLGTVLMDANSFPNEEAKKAIIGLARDLRGLAQPLNARIPYTMLFEWLYYADYLPILIRAVELWAHDPAVTTPVLKLFAELVHCRTQRLQGNVSSPMGILLFREASKLICIYGNRILHLDVPRDQQYPMRLKGISICFLILKNALGGNYVNFGVFKLYGDDTLDNVLNIAAKLIMSIQQNDLLEYPKLSSSYYGLLNCLSQDHITFLASLEPRAFVYILESLSKGLSALDSTIYISCCSILDSIVSYIFKQLQLKVSTFPNKKLRNISPENAQFLEVVEMNSELLQNMMSTLLNNVMAEDCRNQWSMSRPLLVLILLYEDYFRSLKDNIIRAQPLDKQQTMAQWFEDLMVGIERNVSSKNKEKFTQNLSSFRRDVVNLPKSSSYNTVNVVSSVSDINDFLLNELEKEYMRDDD; encoded by the exons ATG GAAATACAGCAGTTAGAAATACTTTGTAAGCAGCTCTATGAGGCAACCGACTCAGTGATACGTtctgatgctgaaaaagcaTTAGTAGCTTTCGTAAGCAGCCAGGATGCGTTACCCAAATGTCAAATGCTTTTAGAACGTGCAGATTCCAGCTATGCACAGATGTTGGCGGCGACAACGCTTACTAAATTAATACAAGGACTCAATTTAGAACAGCGCATTGATATCag AAGTTACGTGTTAAATTATTTGGCCAATAGACCAAACTTGCAACATTTCGTGGTGCAAGCGCTCGTTACACTTCTCGCAAAGATAACAAAATATGGCTGGTTCGATATGTACAAGAGTGAattgatttttcaaaatctttttgAGGATGTGAAGAAGTTCTTACAG GGTTCGGTAGAACATTGTACTATTGGCGTTCAAATTTTATCGCAACTCGTTCTGGAAATGAATTCCATAGTTGAAGTCGATGTGAATTTATCTTTTTCAAAGAACCGAAAGATTGCCACTTCATTCCGAGACCAACAActgtatgatatttttttattatcctgTTCGTTGTTGGTTACTGCGCGTGAcaacagcaaaaatttaaactttatgGATGAATCCCAACAAGC ACTAATTTCACACGTATTGCGTCTAACGAAAAATTGCCTGAGCTTTGATTTTATTGGTAGTTCAACGGATGAATCATCCGATGACATGAACAGTGTGCAGATACCCACATCATGGAGACCAGCGTTTTTAGATTCTAATACTTTGAAACTATTTTTCGATCTGTACCAGATACTCCCCAATGGTTTGGCCAGTTATTCTCTCTCTTGTCTCGTACAA ATGACTTCTGTGCGTCGTTCGCTTTTCAATAATTCAGAGCgaacaaaatttcttactcattTGGTGGAAGGCGTCAAAAATATACTCGTGAATTtacat GGACTTAGTGACCCGGACAACTATCATGAATTTTGCCGCCTTTTGGCGCGCCTAAAATCTAATTACCAGTTGGGTGAACTTATAGCAGTACCATGTTATCCAGAAGCAATCCAGTTGATAGCAAAGTTTACTGTGCAATCGCTTCAG ATATGGCAGTTTGCTCCAAATAGTGTCCATTATTTGCTTACTTTGTGGCAACGAATGGTAGCATCTGTGCCGTACGTTAAATCCCCCGAACCACATTTATTGGGGACGTATACACCTGAGGTGACCAAAGCTTATATTGAGTCGCGTCTCGATGCTGTTCCAGTTATTGTGCGCGACAATATGGAAGATCCTTTGGACGATTTATGTATGGTTCAACAACAATTGGAGCAATTGTCTGTGATCGAGCGTTGTGAATATGACAAAACGTGTACATTGCTTGTTCAGCATTTTGATCAAAAGGCCCGAGAGTATGAAAACTTGCTGCAGACGCCTAATGCTAATCCAATGGATATTACCGTCCATGAATTGCAGCTCACTTGGCTAGTTTATGTCATTGGATCAGCAATCGTTGGGCGCCTGACCGTTAACTCGAACGATGATCATGACACGATGGATGCAGAATTAGTGATCAGG GTGCTACAATTAATGAGTTTAACGGATGCCCGATTACCACAAGCAGGTTGTGAGAAACTTGAATTGGCTATATTAAGTTTTTTGGAACAAGTCCGCAAAATGCACATCAGTGAACAAACGCAAAAGGCAAATGTTTATAAACGTCTTAGCGAAGTGTTTGGTTTAAATGACGACCAAATGCTCTTAAGTTTTATTAATCGCAAAAT CATAACTAATCTTAAATTCTGGGGTCATTCTGAACAAATCATAACTAAAACACTAATGTTGCTTTCGGATCTATCTGTGCATTTTAATTCTGTGAGAAAGCTAGCGAAATTGGAGGAGGTGCAATTCATGTTAACCCATCATACG AGTGAGCACTTTCCGTTTTTGGGTACCAATTCATCGTTATCGGAGATGCGTTGCCGCACAATGTTCTATACTTCGCTTGGGCGCTTGCTTATGTTCGACTTGGGCGAAGATGAGGAGCGTTTCTACAACTTTTTAACACCTCTCACAA ACCAATTTGAATCACTTGGCACTGTTTTGATGGATGCTAACAGTTTTCCAAACGAGGAGGCCAAGAAGGCAATTATTGGCTTGGCACGAGATTTACGTGGCCTAGCTCAACCATTAAATGCTCGTATACCCTATACAATGCTGTTTGAATGGCT TTACTACGCCGATTACTTGCCCATACTCATACGTGCCGTGGAGTTGTGGGCTCATGATCCTGCGGTCACAACCCCTGTACTGAAATTGTTCGCCGAGCTTGTGCATTGCCGCACTCAACGTTTGCAAGGCAACGTATCAAGCCCAATGGGAATTCTATTATTTCGAGAGGCGTCCAAACTGATATGCATTTATGGAAATCGTATATTACATCTGGATGTGCCGCGGGATCAGCAGTATCCAATGCGTTTAAAAGGCATTTCGATTTGCTTCTTAATTCTTAAAAATGCCTTGGGAGGAAATTACGTAAACTTTGGCGTATTTAAGCTATACGGCGATGATACACTTGATAACGTTTTGAATATTGCTGCAAAGCTTATAATGTCAATACAGCAAAATGACTTGTTG GAATATCCGAAATTGTCTTCGTCGTATTATGGATTGCTCAACTGCTTATCACAGGATCACATAACATTTCTAGCAAGTTTAGAACCGCGAGCGTTTGTCTATATTTTGGAGAGCCTTTCAAAAGGCCTTTCTGCtttag ATTCGACGATTTATATCAGCTGCTGTTCCATATTGGATAGTATCGTATCGtatatatttaaacaattacAATTAAAGG tttCGACATtcccaaacaaaaaattgcgtaATATCTCTCCTGAAAACGCACAGTTCCTTgag GTAGTGGAGATGAACTCAGAGTTGTTACAAAATATGATGTCCACTTTGTTGAACAACGTCATGGCAGAAGACTGCAGAAATCAGTGGTCAATGTCACGACCCCTATTAGTTCTCATACTTCTATATGAAGACTACTTTAG atCTTTAAAAGATAATATAATCCGGGCACAACCATTAGATAAACAACAAACAATGGCGCAATGGTTTGAAGATCTTATGGTCGGTATAGAGCGAAACGTGTCGAGCAAAAATAAAGagaa aTTTACGCAAAATCTTTCATCGTTCCGTCGTGATGTTGTTAATTTACCAAAATCATCAAGTTATAATACAG ttaATGTTGTCAGTTCAGTTAGCGATATCAATGATTTTTTGCTCAACGAGCTCGAGAAAGAGTACATGAGGGACGATGACTAA
- the LOC129237562 gene encoding ran-binding protein 16 isoform X2 encodes MEIQQLEILCKQLYEATDSVIRSDAEKALVAFVSSQDALPKCQMLLERADSSYAQMLAATTLTKLIQGLNLEQRIDIRSYVLNYLANRPNLQHFVVQALVTLLAKITKYGWFDMYKSELIFQNLFEDVKKFLQGSVEHCTIGVQILSQLVLEMNSIVEVDVNLSFSKNRKIATSFRDQQLYDIFLLSCSLLVTARDNSKNLNFMDESQQALISHVLRLTKNCLSFDFIGSSTDESSDDMNSVQIPTSWRPAFLDSNTLKLFFDLYQILPNGLASYSLSCLVQMTSVRRSLFNNSERTKFLTHLVEGVKNILVNLHGLSDPDNYHEFCRLLARLKSNYQLGELIAVPCYPEAIQLIAKFTVQSLQIWQFAPNSVHYLLTLWQRMVASVPYVKSPEPHLLGTYTPEVTKAYIESRLDAVPVIVRDNMEDPLDDLCMVQQQLEQLSVIERCEYDKTCTLLVQHFDQKAREYENLLQTPNANPMDITVHELQLTWLVYVIGSAIVGRLTVNSNDDHDTMDAELVIRVLQLMSLTDARLPQAGCEKLELAILSFLEQVRKMHISEQTQKANVYKRLSEVFGLNDDQMLLSFINRKIITNLKFWGHSEQIITKTLMLLSDLSVHFNSVRKLAKLEEVQFMLTHHTSEHFPFLGTNSSLSEMRCRTMFYTSLGRLLMFDLGEDEERFYNFLTPLTNQFESLGTVLMDANSFPNEEAKKAIIGLARDLRGLAQPLNARIPYTMLFEWLYYADYLPILIRAVELWAHDPAVTTPVLKLFAELVHCRTQRLQGNVSSPMGILLFREASKLICIYGNRILHLDVPRDQQYPMRLKGISICFLILKNALGGNYVNFGVFKLYGDDTLDNVLNIAAKLIMSIQQNDLLEYPKLSSSYYGLLNCLSQDHITFLASLEPRAFVYILESLSKGLSALDSTIYISCCSILDSIVSYIFKQLQLKVSTFPNKKLRNISPENAQFLEVVEMNSELLQNMMSTLLNNVMAEDCRNQWSMSRPLLVLILLYEDYFRSLKDNIIRAQPLDKQQTMAQWFEDLMVGIERNVSSKNKEKFTQNLSSFRRDVVNLPKSSSYNTDNAYQVYSETNYSVSV; translated from the exons ATG GAAATACAGCAGTTAGAAATACTTTGTAAGCAGCTCTATGAGGCAACCGACTCAGTGATACGTtctgatgctgaaaaagcaTTAGTAGCTTTCGTAAGCAGCCAGGATGCGTTACCCAAATGTCAAATGCTTTTAGAACGTGCAGATTCCAGCTATGCACAGATGTTGGCGGCGACAACGCTTACTAAATTAATACAAGGACTCAATTTAGAACAGCGCATTGATATCag AAGTTACGTGTTAAATTATTTGGCCAATAGACCAAACTTGCAACATTTCGTGGTGCAAGCGCTCGTTACACTTCTCGCAAAGATAACAAAATATGGCTGGTTCGATATGTACAAGAGTGAattgatttttcaaaatctttttgAGGATGTGAAGAAGTTCTTACAG GGTTCGGTAGAACATTGTACTATTGGCGTTCAAATTTTATCGCAACTCGTTCTGGAAATGAATTCCATAGTTGAAGTCGATGTGAATTTATCTTTTTCAAAGAACCGAAAGATTGCCACTTCATTCCGAGACCAACAActgtatgatatttttttattatcctgTTCGTTGTTGGTTACTGCGCGTGAcaacagcaaaaatttaaactttatgGATGAATCCCAACAAGC ACTAATTTCACACGTATTGCGTCTAACGAAAAATTGCCTGAGCTTTGATTTTATTGGTAGTTCAACGGATGAATCATCCGATGACATGAACAGTGTGCAGATACCCACATCATGGAGACCAGCGTTTTTAGATTCTAATACTTTGAAACTATTTTTCGATCTGTACCAGATACTCCCCAATGGTTTGGCCAGTTATTCTCTCTCTTGTCTCGTACAA ATGACTTCTGTGCGTCGTTCGCTTTTCAATAATTCAGAGCgaacaaaatttcttactcattTGGTGGAAGGCGTCAAAAATATACTCGTGAATTtacat GGACTTAGTGACCCGGACAACTATCATGAATTTTGCCGCCTTTTGGCGCGCCTAAAATCTAATTACCAGTTGGGTGAACTTATAGCAGTACCATGTTATCCAGAAGCAATCCAGTTGATAGCAAAGTTTACTGTGCAATCGCTTCAG ATATGGCAGTTTGCTCCAAATAGTGTCCATTATTTGCTTACTTTGTGGCAACGAATGGTAGCATCTGTGCCGTACGTTAAATCCCCCGAACCACATTTATTGGGGACGTATACACCTGAGGTGACCAAAGCTTATATTGAGTCGCGTCTCGATGCTGTTCCAGTTATTGTGCGCGACAATATGGAAGATCCTTTGGACGATTTATGTATGGTTCAACAACAATTGGAGCAATTGTCTGTGATCGAGCGTTGTGAATATGACAAAACGTGTACATTGCTTGTTCAGCATTTTGATCAAAAGGCCCGAGAGTATGAAAACTTGCTGCAGACGCCTAATGCTAATCCAATGGATATTACCGTCCATGAATTGCAGCTCACTTGGCTAGTTTATGTCATTGGATCAGCAATCGTTGGGCGCCTGACCGTTAACTCGAACGATGATCATGACACGATGGATGCAGAATTAGTGATCAGG GTGCTACAATTAATGAGTTTAACGGATGCCCGATTACCACAAGCAGGTTGTGAGAAACTTGAATTGGCTATATTAAGTTTTTTGGAACAAGTCCGCAAAATGCACATCAGTGAACAAACGCAAAAGGCAAATGTTTATAAACGTCTTAGCGAAGTGTTTGGTTTAAATGACGACCAAATGCTCTTAAGTTTTATTAATCGCAAAAT CATAACTAATCTTAAATTCTGGGGTCATTCTGAACAAATCATAACTAAAACACTAATGTTGCTTTCGGATCTATCTGTGCATTTTAATTCTGTGAGAAAGCTAGCGAAATTGGAGGAGGTGCAATTCATGTTAACCCATCATACG AGTGAGCACTTTCCGTTTTTGGGTACCAATTCATCGTTATCGGAGATGCGTTGCCGCACAATGTTCTATACTTCGCTTGGGCGCTTGCTTATGTTCGACTTGGGCGAAGATGAGGAGCGTTTCTACAACTTTTTAACACCTCTCACAA ACCAATTTGAATCACTTGGCACTGTTTTGATGGATGCTAACAGTTTTCCAAACGAGGAGGCCAAGAAGGCAATTATTGGCTTGGCACGAGATTTACGTGGCCTAGCTCAACCATTAAATGCTCGTATACCCTATACAATGCTGTTTGAATGGCT TTACTACGCCGATTACTTGCCCATACTCATACGTGCCGTGGAGTTGTGGGCTCATGATCCTGCGGTCACAACCCCTGTACTGAAATTGTTCGCCGAGCTTGTGCATTGCCGCACTCAACGTTTGCAAGGCAACGTATCAAGCCCAATGGGAATTCTATTATTTCGAGAGGCGTCCAAACTGATATGCATTTATGGAAATCGTATATTACATCTGGATGTGCCGCGGGATCAGCAGTATCCAATGCGTTTAAAAGGCATTTCGATTTGCTTCTTAATTCTTAAAAATGCCTTGGGAGGAAATTACGTAAACTTTGGCGTATTTAAGCTATACGGCGATGATACACTTGATAACGTTTTGAATATTGCTGCAAAGCTTATAATGTCAATACAGCAAAATGACTTGTTG GAATATCCGAAATTGTCTTCGTCGTATTATGGATTGCTCAACTGCTTATCACAGGATCACATAACATTTCTAGCAAGTTTAGAACCGCGAGCGTTTGTCTATATTTTGGAGAGCCTTTCAAAAGGCCTTTCTGCtttag ATTCGACGATTTATATCAGCTGCTGTTCCATATTGGATAGTATCGTATCGtatatatttaaacaattacAATTAAAGG tttCGACATtcccaaacaaaaaattgcgtaATATCTCTCCTGAAAACGCACAGTTCCTTgag GTAGTGGAGATGAACTCAGAGTTGTTACAAAATATGATGTCCACTTTGTTGAACAACGTCATGGCAGAAGACTGCAGAAATCAGTGGTCAATGTCACGACCCCTATTAGTTCTCATACTTCTATATGAAGACTACTTTAG atCTTTAAAAGATAATATAATCCGGGCACAACCATTAGATAAACAACAAACAATGGCGCAATGGTTTGAAGATCTTATGGTCGGTATAGAGCGAAACGTGTCGAGCAAAAATAAAGagaa aTTTACGCAAAATCTTTCATCGTTCCGTCGTGATGTTGTTAATTTACCAAAATCATCAAGTTATAATACAG atAATGCGTACCAAGTCTATTCAGAGACAAATTATTCAGTATCTGTTTAA
- the LOC129236774 gene encoding guanine nucleotide-binding protein subunit beta-1: MNELDSLRQEAESLKNAIRDARKAACDTSLVQAAASLEPIGRIQMRTRRTLRGHLAKIYAMHWGSDSRNLVSASQDGKLIVWDSHTTNKVHAIPLRSSWVMTCAYAPSGSYVACGGLDNMCSIYNLKTREGNVRVSRELPGHGGYLSCCRFLDDNQIVTSSGDMTCGLWDIETGQQVTSFLGHTGDVMALSLAPGCKTFVSGACDASAKLWDIREGVCKQTFPGHESDINAVTFFPNGQAFATGSDDATCRLFDIRADQELAMYSHDNIICGITSVAFSKSGRLLLAGYDDFNCNVWDTMKAERSGILAGHDNRVSCLGVTENGMAVATGSWDSFLRVWN, encoded by the coding sequence ATGAATGAATTAGATAGCTTAAGACAAGAAGCCGAATCTCTTAAAAATGCCATACGAGATGCACGAAAGGCTGCATGTGACACAAGTTTGGTGCAAGCTGCAGCATCTTTGGAACCAATAGGTCGCATTCAGATGCGCACTCGCCGTACTCTTCGAGGTCATTTGGCAAAAATCTATGCAATGCATTGGGGCAGCGACTCGCGTAATTTGGTGTCGGCCTCACAAGACGGAAAATTGATCGTATGGGATTCACACACCACCAATAAGGTGCACGCTATACCATTGCGGTCCTCATGGGTGATGACGTGCGCTTATGCGCCTTCGGGTAGTTACGTCGCCTGTGGAGGCCTTGACAACATGTGTTCAATCTACAACTTGAAGACGCGCGAAGGCAATGTGCGCGTCTCGCGTGAGCTGCCTGGCCACGGTGGCTACCTGTCATGCTGTCGCTTTCTGGATGATAATCAGATTGTTACCAGCTCCGGCGATATGACCTGTGGTCTCTGGGATATCGAGACAGGTCAACAGGTAACCTCTTTCTTGGGCCATACAGGTGACGTAATGGCGTTATCTTTAGCGCCAGGGTGCAAAACATTTGTATCAGGTGCTTGTGATGCCTCGGCCAAGTTGTGGGATATTCGTGAAGGTGTATGTAAACAAACTTTTCCGGGCCACGAGTCTGATATCAATGCGGTGACTTTCTTCCCTAATGGACAAGCATTTGCAACAGGTTCTGACGATGCCACGTGCCGCCTTTTCGATATTCGCGCCGACCAGGAACTGGCCATGTATTCGCACGACAACATTATCTGCGGTATCACATCAGTAGCGTTCTCAAAGAGTGGACGTCTGCTTCTGGCCGGCTACGATGATTTTAATTGCAATGTTTGGGATACAATGAAAGCAGAACGGTCCGGTATTTTGGCAGGCCATGATAATCGGGTCTCATGTCTAGGGGTGACCGAAAATGGCATGGCCGTTGCAACAGGTTCATGGGACTCGTTTTTGCGTGTGTGGAATTAA